A single genomic interval of Oryzias latipes chromosome 3, ASM223467v1 harbors:
- the LOC101164388 gene encoding kinesin-like protein KIF3A isoform X1, whose protein sequence is MDTAGHKHEKQEVSDNVKVVVRCRPLNQREKMTGFKQAVTVDEIRGTITVNKFETAQEPPKTFTFDTVFGPDSKQLDVYNLTARPIVDSVLEGYNGTIFAYGQTGTGKTFTMEGVRAVPELRGIIPNSFAHIFGHIAKAEGDTRFLVRVSYLEIYNEEVRDLLGKDQMQRLEVKERPDIGVYIKDLTSYAANNADDMDRIMTVGHKNRSVGATNMNEHSSRSHAIFTVTIEYSEKGLDGNQHVRMGKLHLVDLAGSERQGKTGATGQRLKEATKINLSLSTLGNVISALVDGKSTHVPYRNSKLTRLLQDSLGGNSKTMMCANIGPADYNYDETISTLRYANRAKNIKNKARINEDPKDALLRQFQKEIEDLRKKLEEGEEISGSEGSGSEEMDEGDDEAGEPGEGRRRRKEERGRKKVSPDKMVEMQAKIEEERKALEAKLDMEEEERNKARAELEKREKDLIKAQQEHQLLLEKLSTLEKKVIVGGVDLLAKAEEQEKLLEESNNELEERRRRAEQLRKELEEKEQERLDIEEKYTSLQEEAQGKTKKLKKVWTMLMAAKSEMADLQQENNREIEGLLENIRQLSRELRLQMHIIDNFIPQEYQEMIENNVYWNEDIGEWQLKCVAFTGNNMKKQSPAQDKKEKDPFEVDLSHVYLAYTEESLQQSLMKQERPKTSKSSKSGRPKTGRRKRSSKPEAVIESLLQ, encoded by the exons ATGGACACAGCA GGCCATAAGCATGAAAAACAGGAGGTCAGTGATAATGTCAAGGTGGTAGTGAGATGTCGCCCACTCAACCAGAGGGAGAAGATGACGGGATTCAAACAGGCCGTCACGGTGGACGAGATCCGTGGAACCATCACAGTTAATAAGTTCGAGACGGCTCAGGAGCCTCCGAAAACATTCACCTTTGACACTGTGTTTGGGCCTGACAGCAAACAGCTGGATGTGTACAATCTCACAGCTCGCCCCATCGTAGACTCAGTACTTGAAGGATATAATG GCACAATTTTTGCATATGGGCAAACTGGGACGGGAAAAACCTTCACCATGGAAGGTGTGAGAGCAGTGCCAGAACTTCGAGGGATAATCCCAAATTCCTTTGCTCACATTTTTGGTCATATCGCCAAGGCCGAGGGGGACACCAG atttttagtTCGTGTGTCATACCTGGAAATTTACAATGAGGAAGTCCGGGACTTGTTGGGCAAAGACCAAATGCAAAGGCTAGAG GTGAAGGAAAGACCAGATATAGGCGTGTACATCAAGGACCTGACTAGCTATGCGGCGAACAATGCTGACGACATGGACAGGATAATGACAGTGGGCCATAAGAATC GATCTGTTGGTGCTACAAACATGAACGAGCACAGCTCCCGTTCCCATGCTATTTTCACCGTCACTATTGAGTACAGTGAGAAGGGGCTGGACGGAAACCAACATGTGCGAATGGGAAAGCTGCACTTGGTTGATCTGGCg GGTTCAGAGAGGCAGGGTAAAACTGGAGCCACAGGTCAGCGGTTGAAGGAGGCAACAAAGATCAACCTCTCCCTCTCCACACTGGGGAACGTCATCTCAGCCCTGGTTGATGGCAAGAGCACCCACGTTCCCTACAGAAATTCCAAACTGACCCGTCTGCTTCAGGATTCACTGGGAGGAAACTCCAAGACTATGATG TGTGCAAACATTGGTCCCGCAGACTATAATTATGATGAGACCATAAGTACCCTGCGCTATGCTAACAGggctaaaaacatcaaaaacaaggCCAGGATCAATGAGGATCCCAAAGATGCTCTTTTACGACAGTTCCAAAAAGAGATTGAGGACCTTAGGAAAAAACTGGAAGAGG GTGAAGAGATCTCTGGGTCAGAGGGCAGTGGGTCTGAGGAGATGGATGAAGGTGATGATGAAGCTGGAGAGCCAGGAGAAGGCCGCCGGAGAAGAAAAG AAGAAAGAG gAAGGAAGAAGGTCTCGCCGGACAAAATGGTTGAGATGCAAGCAAAgattgaagaagaaagaaaggctTTGGAGGCCAAGCttgacatggaggaggaggaaagaaaCAAGGCCCGAGCAGAGCTGGAAAAGCGAGAGAAGGACCTTATTAAGGCCCA GCAGGAgcatcagctgctgctggagAAGTTGTCTACCTTAGAGAAGAAGGTGATTGTGGGTGGAGTGGATCTTCTGGCCAAAGCTGAAGAGCAGGAGAAACTCTTAGAAGAGTCAAACAATGAGCTTGAAGAACGTCGGAGGAGAGCTGAGCAGCTTCGTAAGGAACTGGAGGAGAAAGAG CAAGAGCGTCTGGACATAGAAGAGAAGTACACCAGCCTACAGGAAGAGGCTCAAGGGAAGACCAAAAAGTTGAAGAAAGTTTGGACCATGCTAATGGCTGCCAAATCTGAA ATGGCAGATCTTCAACAAGAGAATAACAGAGAGATTGAGGGTCTTCTGGAAAACATCCGCCAGCTGAGCCGGGAGCTCAGGTTGCAGATGCACATCATAGATAATTTTATTCCCCAGGAATATCAG GAGATGATAGAGAATAATGTTTACTGGAATGAAGACATAGGAGAATGGCAGCTG aaatgtgtggCTTTCACTGGCAacaatatgaaaaaacaaagccctgcccaagacaaaaaagaaaaggat CCGTTCGAGGTGGATCTGTCCCATGTGTACTTGGCCTACACAGAGGAGAGTCTGCAGCAGTCACTGATGAAGCAGGAAAGGCCCAAAACCTCTAAAAGTAGCAAGAGCGGCCGACCTAAGACTGGGCGAAG GAAAAGGTCTTCAAAGCCAGAGGCTGTGATTGAATCTCTTCTGCAATGA
- the LOC101164388 gene encoding kinesin-like protein KIF3A isoform X2: MDTAGHKHEKQEVSDNVKVVVRCRPLNQREKMTGFKQAVTVDEIRGTITVNKFETAQEPPKTFTFDTVFGPDSKQLDVYNLTARPIVDSVLEGYNGTIFAYGQTGTGKTFTMEGVRAVPELRGIIPNSFAHIFGHIAKAEGDTRFLVRVSYLEIYNEEVRDLLGKDQMQRLEVKERPDIGVYIKDLTSYAANNADDMDRIMTVGHKNRSVGATNMNEHSSRSHAIFTVTIEYSEKGLDGNQHVRMGKLHLVDLAGSERQGKTGATGQRLKEATKINLSLSTLGNVISALVDGKSTHVPYRNSKLTRLLQDSLGGNSKTMMCANIGPADYNYDETISTLRYANRAKNIKNKARINEDPKDALLRQFQKEIEDLRKKLEEGEEISGSEGSGSEEMDEGDDEAGEPGEGRRRRKERGRKKVSPDKMVEMQAKIEEERKALEAKLDMEEEERNKARAELEKREKDLIKAQQEHQLLLEKLSTLEKKVIVGGVDLLAKAEEQEKLLEESNNELEERRRRAEQLRKELEEKEQERLDIEEKYTSLQEEAQGKTKKLKKVWTMLMAAKSEMADLQQENNREIEGLLENIRQLSRELRLQMHIIDNFIPQEYQEMIENNVYWNEDIGEWQLKCVAFTGNNMKKQSPAQDKKEKDPFEVDLSHVYLAYTEESLQQSLMKQERPKTSKSSKSGRPKTGRRKRSSKPEAVIESLLQ, from the exons ATGGACACAGCA GGCCATAAGCATGAAAAACAGGAGGTCAGTGATAATGTCAAGGTGGTAGTGAGATGTCGCCCACTCAACCAGAGGGAGAAGATGACGGGATTCAAACAGGCCGTCACGGTGGACGAGATCCGTGGAACCATCACAGTTAATAAGTTCGAGACGGCTCAGGAGCCTCCGAAAACATTCACCTTTGACACTGTGTTTGGGCCTGACAGCAAACAGCTGGATGTGTACAATCTCACAGCTCGCCCCATCGTAGACTCAGTACTTGAAGGATATAATG GCACAATTTTTGCATATGGGCAAACTGGGACGGGAAAAACCTTCACCATGGAAGGTGTGAGAGCAGTGCCAGAACTTCGAGGGATAATCCCAAATTCCTTTGCTCACATTTTTGGTCATATCGCCAAGGCCGAGGGGGACACCAG atttttagtTCGTGTGTCATACCTGGAAATTTACAATGAGGAAGTCCGGGACTTGTTGGGCAAAGACCAAATGCAAAGGCTAGAG GTGAAGGAAAGACCAGATATAGGCGTGTACATCAAGGACCTGACTAGCTATGCGGCGAACAATGCTGACGACATGGACAGGATAATGACAGTGGGCCATAAGAATC GATCTGTTGGTGCTACAAACATGAACGAGCACAGCTCCCGTTCCCATGCTATTTTCACCGTCACTATTGAGTACAGTGAGAAGGGGCTGGACGGAAACCAACATGTGCGAATGGGAAAGCTGCACTTGGTTGATCTGGCg GGTTCAGAGAGGCAGGGTAAAACTGGAGCCACAGGTCAGCGGTTGAAGGAGGCAACAAAGATCAACCTCTCCCTCTCCACACTGGGGAACGTCATCTCAGCCCTGGTTGATGGCAAGAGCACCCACGTTCCCTACAGAAATTCCAAACTGACCCGTCTGCTTCAGGATTCACTGGGAGGAAACTCCAAGACTATGATG TGTGCAAACATTGGTCCCGCAGACTATAATTATGATGAGACCATAAGTACCCTGCGCTATGCTAACAGggctaaaaacatcaaaaacaaggCCAGGATCAATGAGGATCCCAAAGATGCTCTTTTACGACAGTTCCAAAAAGAGATTGAGGACCTTAGGAAAAAACTGGAAGAGG GTGAAGAGATCTCTGGGTCAGAGGGCAGTGGGTCTGAGGAGATGGATGAAGGTGATGATGAAGCTGGAGAGCCAGGAGAAGGCCGCCGGAGAAGAAAAG AAAGAG gAAGGAAGAAGGTCTCGCCGGACAAAATGGTTGAGATGCAAGCAAAgattgaagaagaaagaaaggctTTGGAGGCCAAGCttgacatggaggaggaggaaagaaaCAAGGCCCGAGCAGAGCTGGAAAAGCGAGAGAAGGACCTTATTAAGGCCCA GCAGGAgcatcagctgctgctggagAAGTTGTCTACCTTAGAGAAGAAGGTGATTGTGGGTGGAGTGGATCTTCTGGCCAAAGCTGAAGAGCAGGAGAAACTCTTAGAAGAGTCAAACAATGAGCTTGAAGAACGTCGGAGGAGAGCTGAGCAGCTTCGTAAGGAACTGGAGGAGAAAGAG CAAGAGCGTCTGGACATAGAAGAGAAGTACACCAGCCTACAGGAAGAGGCTCAAGGGAAGACCAAAAAGTTGAAGAAAGTTTGGACCATGCTAATGGCTGCCAAATCTGAA ATGGCAGATCTTCAACAAGAGAATAACAGAGAGATTGAGGGTCTTCTGGAAAACATCCGCCAGCTGAGCCGGGAGCTCAGGTTGCAGATGCACATCATAGATAATTTTATTCCCCAGGAATATCAG GAGATGATAGAGAATAATGTTTACTGGAATGAAGACATAGGAGAATGGCAGCTG aaatgtgtggCTTTCACTGGCAacaatatgaaaaaacaaagccctgcccaagacaaaaaagaaaaggat CCGTTCGAGGTGGATCTGTCCCATGTGTACTTGGCCTACACAGAGGAGAGTCTGCAGCAGTCACTGATGAAGCAGGAAAGGCCCAAAACCTCTAAAAGTAGCAAGAGCGGCCGACCTAAGACTGGGCGAAG GAAAAGGTCTTCAAAGCCAGAGGCTGTGATTGAATCTCTTCTGCAATGA
- the LOC101164388 gene encoding kinesin-like protein KIF3A isoform X3 — protein sequence MDTAGHKHEKQEVSDNVKVVVRCRPLNQREKMTGFKQAVTVDEIRGTITVNKFETAQEPPKTFTFDTVFGPDSKQLDVYNLTARPIVDSVLEGYNGTIFAYGQTGTGKTFTMEGVRAVPELRGIIPNSFAHIFGHIAKAEGDTRFLVRVSYLEIYNEEVRDLLGKDQMQRLEVKERPDIGVYIKDLTSYAANNADDMDRIMTVGHKNRSVGATNMNEHSSRSHAIFTVTIEYSEKGLDGNQHVRMGKLHLVDLAGSERQGKTGATGQRLKEATKINLSLSTLGNVISALVDGKSTHVPYRNSKLTRLLQDSLGGNSKTMMCANIGPADYNYDETISTLRYANRAKNIKNKARINEDPKDALLRQFQKEIEDLRKKLEEGEEISGSEGSGSEEMDEGDDEAGEPGEGRRRRKGRKKVSPDKMVEMQAKIEEERKALEAKLDMEEEERNKARAELEKREKDLIKAQQEHQLLLEKLSTLEKKVIVGGVDLLAKAEEQEKLLEESNNELEERRRRAEQLRKELEEKEQERLDIEEKYTSLQEEAQGKTKKLKKVWTMLMAAKSEMADLQQENNREIEGLLENIRQLSRELRLQMHIIDNFIPQEYQEMIENNVYWNEDIGEWQLKCVAFTGNNMKKQSPAQDKKEKDPFEVDLSHVYLAYTEESLQQSLMKQERPKTSKSSKSGRPKTGRRKRSSKPEAVIESLLQ from the exons ATGGACACAGCA GGCCATAAGCATGAAAAACAGGAGGTCAGTGATAATGTCAAGGTGGTAGTGAGATGTCGCCCACTCAACCAGAGGGAGAAGATGACGGGATTCAAACAGGCCGTCACGGTGGACGAGATCCGTGGAACCATCACAGTTAATAAGTTCGAGACGGCTCAGGAGCCTCCGAAAACATTCACCTTTGACACTGTGTTTGGGCCTGACAGCAAACAGCTGGATGTGTACAATCTCACAGCTCGCCCCATCGTAGACTCAGTACTTGAAGGATATAATG GCACAATTTTTGCATATGGGCAAACTGGGACGGGAAAAACCTTCACCATGGAAGGTGTGAGAGCAGTGCCAGAACTTCGAGGGATAATCCCAAATTCCTTTGCTCACATTTTTGGTCATATCGCCAAGGCCGAGGGGGACACCAG atttttagtTCGTGTGTCATACCTGGAAATTTACAATGAGGAAGTCCGGGACTTGTTGGGCAAAGACCAAATGCAAAGGCTAGAG GTGAAGGAAAGACCAGATATAGGCGTGTACATCAAGGACCTGACTAGCTATGCGGCGAACAATGCTGACGACATGGACAGGATAATGACAGTGGGCCATAAGAATC GATCTGTTGGTGCTACAAACATGAACGAGCACAGCTCCCGTTCCCATGCTATTTTCACCGTCACTATTGAGTACAGTGAGAAGGGGCTGGACGGAAACCAACATGTGCGAATGGGAAAGCTGCACTTGGTTGATCTGGCg GGTTCAGAGAGGCAGGGTAAAACTGGAGCCACAGGTCAGCGGTTGAAGGAGGCAACAAAGATCAACCTCTCCCTCTCCACACTGGGGAACGTCATCTCAGCCCTGGTTGATGGCAAGAGCACCCACGTTCCCTACAGAAATTCCAAACTGACCCGTCTGCTTCAGGATTCACTGGGAGGAAACTCCAAGACTATGATG TGTGCAAACATTGGTCCCGCAGACTATAATTATGATGAGACCATAAGTACCCTGCGCTATGCTAACAGggctaaaaacatcaaaaacaaggCCAGGATCAATGAGGATCCCAAAGATGCTCTTTTACGACAGTTCCAAAAAGAGATTGAGGACCTTAGGAAAAAACTGGAAGAGG GTGAAGAGATCTCTGGGTCAGAGGGCAGTGGGTCTGAGGAGATGGATGAAGGTGATGATGAAGCTGGAGAGCCAGGAGAAGGCCGCCGGAGAAGAAAAG gAAGGAAGAAGGTCTCGCCGGACAAAATGGTTGAGATGCAAGCAAAgattgaagaagaaagaaaggctTTGGAGGCCAAGCttgacatggaggaggaggaaagaaaCAAGGCCCGAGCAGAGCTGGAAAAGCGAGAGAAGGACCTTATTAAGGCCCA GCAGGAgcatcagctgctgctggagAAGTTGTCTACCTTAGAGAAGAAGGTGATTGTGGGTGGAGTGGATCTTCTGGCCAAAGCTGAAGAGCAGGAGAAACTCTTAGAAGAGTCAAACAATGAGCTTGAAGAACGTCGGAGGAGAGCTGAGCAGCTTCGTAAGGAACTGGAGGAGAAAGAG CAAGAGCGTCTGGACATAGAAGAGAAGTACACCAGCCTACAGGAAGAGGCTCAAGGGAAGACCAAAAAGTTGAAGAAAGTTTGGACCATGCTAATGGCTGCCAAATCTGAA ATGGCAGATCTTCAACAAGAGAATAACAGAGAGATTGAGGGTCTTCTGGAAAACATCCGCCAGCTGAGCCGGGAGCTCAGGTTGCAGATGCACATCATAGATAATTTTATTCCCCAGGAATATCAG GAGATGATAGAGAATAATGTTTACTGGAATGAAGACATAGGAGAATGGCAGCTG aaatgtgtggCTTTCACTGGCAacaatatgaaaaaacaaagccctgcccaagacaaaaaagaaaaggat CCGTTCGAGGTGGATCTGTCCCATGTGTACTTGGCCTACACAGAGGAGAGTCTGCAGCAGTCACTGATGAAGCAGGAAAGGCCCAAAACCTCTAAAAGTAGCAAGAGCGGCCGACCTAAGACTGGGCGAAG GAAAAGGTCTTCAAAGCCAGAGGCTGTGATTGAATCTCTTCTGCAATGA